From the Candidatus Zixiibacteriota bacterium genome, one window contains:
- a CDS encoding phosphotransferase, with translation MDRKFALLEIATDPVQMAPRLQARLFNSWNGRPQIQHLHVSRVFPSGDGSLSIQYVVYLQEPATSTPRRMIFCGQWFGMADGRPTYLAEEPNRVVSIDDLDLAVPIFPFDPDLRIAPLLDDGRVLRSQASLSNIETDYRWSEFDLETYEVLSYRLRRRCVLRLKTGPSRSGLDMLEVIAKIYRPTKFHRVLTTLNWLETRGYGRVAEDSLAFATAVAVDRERGYLFLKPSVGKSVHDSIGNGSFVPGCAAAAGILSKLHSESGSDLPRHDWKSETKNLSPTMELAGSIYPEMSELFRSAFDALQSRAVLVEASRPTAIHRDFYDKQVLFGKGAPTTLLDFDSLASGDRACDVGNFLAHLDLRELQHPEAAAEIRAGESAFLGAYDNTDDDIAPRVRWWRAASLLRLGAIYALRPRWRHLAATLAEKSRQLISIRERMKGKVVQ, from the coding sequence ATGGACAGGAAATTCGCGCTGCTGGAGATCGCCACCGACCCGGTCCAGATGGCGCCGCGGCTGCAGGCCAGGCTATTCAACTCCTGGAACGGCCGGCCGCAAATACAGCACTTACACGTCTCCAGGGTGTTCCCGTCGGGCGACGGCAGTCTCTCAATACAGTATGTGGTCTATTTGCAGGAGCCGGCAACGTCAACTCCGCGCCGCATGATCTTCTGCGGCCAATGGTTCGGCATGGCCGACGGCCGGCCGACTTACCTCGCCGAGGAGCCAAACCGGGTGGTCTCGATCGACGATCTCGATCTCGCCGTGCCGATCTTCCCCTTCGATCCCGATCTGCGAATCGCTCCCCTGCTCGATGACGGCCGCGTGCTTCGCTCCCAGGCCAGTCTCTCCAATATCGAGACTGACTATCGCTGGTCCGAATTCGACCTGGAGACTTATGAAGTTCTCAGTTATCGCCTGCGGCGGCGGTGCGTGCTGCGTTTGAAAACTGGACCAAGTAGGTCCGGTTTAGATATGCTCGAAGTAATAGCCAAGATCTACCGACCCACCAAATTCCACAGGGTCCTGACCACATTGAACTGGCTGGAGACCAGGGGCTACGGCAGGGTCGCTGAAGACAGCCTGGCCTTTGCCACGGCAGTGGCAGTCGACCGCGAGCGCGGTTACCTCTTTTTGAAACCTTCCGTGGGCAAATCGGTTCATGATAGCATTGGAAACGGGTCGTTTGTGCCGGGATGTGCCGCCGCTGCCGGAATACTAAGCAAACTGCATAGCGAGAGCGGATCGGACCTTCCGCGGCACGACTGGAAGTCTGAAACCAAAAACCTATCGCCTACGATGGAACTGGCCGGGTCCATTTATCCGGAAATGAGTGAGCTGTTCAGATCAGCCTTCGACGCGCTTCAGTCACGAGCTGTCCTGGTAGAAGCCTCCCGCCCGACCGCAATTCACCGGGACTTCTACGACAAGCAGGTGCTCTTTGGCAAAGGAGCGCCGACTACGCTGCTTGATTTCGACAGCCTGGCTTCGGGAGATCGCGCCTGCGATGTCGGCAATTTTCTGGCCCATCTTGATCTGCGCGAGCTGCAGCATCCCGAAGCCGCCGCTGAAATACGGGCGGGCGAGTCAGCCTTCCTTGGAGCCTATGATAATACCGATGACGACATCGCACCGCGCGTCCGGTGGTGGCGGGCGGCGTCGCTCCTCAGATTGGGCGCAATCTATGCGCTTCGACCTCGCTGGCGCCATCTGGCGGCAACTCTCGCGGAAAAGTCGCGACAACTGATATCCATACGCGAACGAATGAAAGGGAAAGTGGTTCAATGA
- a CDS encoding alginate export family protein, with translation MNKVWALCVVILTVLSLAAKARAADPEYFKLDPKTGDSFEIEGYWDSSGFFVAIDIERLPEPRRPKLRGPIQSVNSATRTFVVFGRTLSVDDKTEFLQEEGKKSSFADLKAGIKVEISCSVSDDRTWHARKIRTFDVKESSKIKGTVTAVSMDRNPPDSIVIHDLVVLLTTDTDVNDPSSKIEEKESELFQELSGSSALGMSDGVIVNKNVHLSAEYRQDLLSESDYDLSSTFDSDESNTQFDFRARALGFWTPQIGTHAEFRLRKRVLFMHEHDRFPDYAKVQVIELYALLRNFVVPGLAFKIGRQEFDDRREWLFDTYMDAARVYYYGVPGIVVQAAYIDHIHPISTKYDTWRDVYAKIDLEITDVNVVSAVVISRTDSDELRNREPVWWGGRYHGEVSYLEPWLDAAVIKGTDKGRDLDAWAVDAGTVVRFPVPDLEPTLTISYAVGSGDDNRGDDIDHRFRQTGYEDNFDKAGGVVDFPYYGSVLNPELSNLKITTVGAGIQPVKGGSIDVIYHVYSQHFADDDMKGTDLVAPPALPNGDSPDLGSALDIILGSPKLWDHLRLSAVIGFLYPGPGFEPRNQTATQWKLNARVGF, from the coding sequence ATGAACAAAGTGTGGGCGTTGTGTGTGGTGATTTTAACGGTGCTGTCTCTGGCAGCAAAGGCTCGGGCTGCCGATCCCGAATACTTCAAGCTCGATCCCAAAACAGGGGACTCTTTCGAAATCGAGGGCTATTGGGATTCCTCCGGCTTCTTCGTGGCGATAGATATCGAGCGTCTGCCCGAACCCCGCCGCCCTAAACTGCGCGGGCCGATTCAATCGGTTAATTCCGCAACCCGTACCTTCGTGGTTTTCGGCCGGACGTTGAGCGTTGACGACAAAACCGAATTTCTCCAGGAAGAAGGCAAGAAATCCTCATTCGCCGATCTGAAAGCAGGCATCAAAGTCGAGATAAGCTGCAGCGTCAGTGACGACCGCACGTGGCACGCCCGTAAGATCAGAACCTTTGATGTCAAGGAAAGCAGCAAGATCAAGGGCACGGTCACAGCCGTCAGCATGGATCGTAATCCGCCCGATTCGATAGTCATCCACGATCTGGTCGTCCTCCTTACGACGGACACGGACGTCAACGACCCGAGCAGCAAAATTGAAGAGAAAGAATCGGAACTGTTTCAGGAGCTTTCCGGTAGCAGCGCCCTCGGCATGTCGGATGGTGTGATCGTTAACAAGAATGTCCACCTGTCAGCGGAATACCGGCAGGATCTGTTGTCGGAATCCGACTATGACCTCTCATCGACTTTTGACTCTGATGAAAGCAACACTCAGTTCGACTTCCGCGCCCGGGCGCTCGGTTTCTGGACGCCGCAGATCGGCACTCACGCCGAGTTCAGACTCCGCAAGAGGGTGCTCTTCATGCACGAGCATGACCGGTTCCCGGACTACGCCAAGGTTCAGGTTATCGAACTCTACGCCCTGTTGCGCAATTTCGTCGTCCCCGGCCTGGCCTTCAAGATCGGACGGCAGGAGTTTGATGACCGGCGTGAGTGGCTGTTCGACACGTACATGGACGCGGCACGAGTTTACTATTACGGCGTACCCGGAATTGTGGTGCAGGCGGCGTATATAGACCACATTCACCCGATCAGCACCAAATACGATACCTGGCGCGATGTTTATGCCAAGATCGATCTGGAAATCACCGACGTTAACGTGGTTTCAGCAGTCGTGATCAGCCGCACCGACAGCGATGAACTGCGCAACCGCGAACCAGTCTGGTGGGGTGGTCGCTACCATGGAGAGGTGTCATATCTGGAACCGTGGCTGGATGCCGCTGTCATAAAGGGCACGGACAAAGGGCGGGACCTCGATGCCTGGGCGGTTGATGCCGGTACGGTAGTCAGATTCCCCGTGCCCGATCTGGAACCCACTCTTACCATCTCCTATGCCGTCGGCAGCGGCGATGACAACAGGGGCGATGATATCGATCATCGCTTCCGTCAGACCGGATACGAAGACAACTTCGACAAGGCCGGCGGCGTGGTTGATTTCCCCTACTACGGAAGCGTACTCAACCCGGAGCTGTCTAATCTGAAGATAACCACCGTGGGCGCGGGGATACAACCGGTTAAAGGCGGTTCTATCGACGTAATCTATCACGTTTACTCACAGCATTTTGCTGATGATGACATGAAAGGCACCGATCTGGTGGCTCCGCCGGCCCTGCCTAACGGTGACTCGCCCGACTTGGGATCGGCGCTGGACATTATCCTCGGTTCGCCCAAGCTCTGGGATCATCTGCGTCTGTCCGCCGTGATCGGATTTCTTTATCCGGGGCCCGGCTTCGAACCACGGAATCAAACGGCCACGCAGTGGAAATTAAACGCGCGTGTTGGGTTCTAA
- a CDS encoding T9SS type A sorting domain-containing protein produces MLGSKIVHNSRVHCSLLSMTLSALLTTALVALSSGSALAVCVSGFVRDSGGNGIRSVDIDFFDVRTGAKLITPNDNTDVLGFYNICVLPGVYYMAFDPPIGTRFMGKQVFGIDLSSNQSIELNVTLASGLVVSGTVRDAGGNPIFTDIDADSVAGGRVHLSNDFSDSLTAQYWIVVPAGQYRFRFDPPVGSRSRGLQLDSVTIDADTTIDLTLPDGLILSGHVTSLAGGIPIPRVSIDLRHLATGLKIYLANDKTDTTGFYTVAAPPGQYELRFSPPTGTRFIAFRDDTLTFQGDMSYDVSLREGVLVTVQATDSSSQPVGGVDIDFKLVSTGEKIFTPGDVTNVSGTTTVAVAPDTYDIELDPPLGLPVGPLEVKGVTIDSDTTLSFVLPDQPRILLSGRVIDSAGSPLAEIEISIRSTLTGAKAILSNNTTASDGAFAVASPVGLQDIYFAASHKSHLVGNRISAVNLGVDTSLGDITLESGHLVTIEARDQHGRPFIGLDYDFLTANTPTEIFTPWDKSDSDGVAWVSLPTGAFDLRTTYPGAWVDRMVWEDLSINSDTSIVLALSRSDGSLIVQDFFLYQNYPNPFIGETIVSYMILVPGNVSVEIYNVLGQLVVTLADRYHPAGVYHVPWGGRNGSGDRTASGVYFVNLRLSTHSETKKLVLLK; encoded by the coding sequence GTGTTGGGTTCTAAGATCGTGCATAACTCGCGAGTACACTGTTCGCTCCTGAGTATGACTCTCAGCGCCTTATTGACGACCGCACTGGTCGCCCTGTCGTCCGGGAGCGCGCTCGCGGTGTGTGTCTCGGGTTTCGTGCGCGACAGCGGAGGCAACGGGATTCGCTCGGTCGATATCGATTTCTTTGATGTCCGTACCGGCGCTAAGTTGATTACCCCGAATGACAACACCGATGTACTCGGGTTTTACAATATCTGCGTGCTTCCCGGTGTCTACTACATGGCTTTCGATCCGCCGATCGGGACACGCTTCATGGGCAAGCAAGTATTCGGCATCGATCTATCCTCCAATCAGAGTATCGAGCTAAACGTCACCCTCGCAAGCGGACTGGTGGTATCCGGTACGGTCAGGGACGCCGGAGGCAATCCGATTTTTACGGATATTGACGCTGACAGCGTTGCCGGAGGGCGAGTTCATCTTTCGAATGATTTCTCGGATTCACTCACAGCGCAGTACTGGATCGTAGTCCCGGCCGGGCAGTACCGTTTCCGTTTCGATCCGCCGGTCGGTTCGAGAAGCCGCGGCCTGCAGTTGGATTCGGTGACTATCGACGCCGACACCACGATTGATCTGACACTTCCCGACGGGCTTATTCTATCGGGTCACGTTACCAGCCTCGCCGGTGGCATCCCAATCCCGCGTGTTTCGATAGATTTGCGTCATCTCGCCACCGGCTTGAAGATTTACCTGGCCAATGACAAGACTGACACCACTGGTTTCTACACGGTGGCCGCGCCGCCAGGACAGTACGAACTGCGGTTTTCGCCGCCGACCGGCACCCGTTTCATCGCCTTTCGAGACGATACGCTTACTTTCCAGGGCGACATGAGCTATGATGTCTCGCTCCGCGAGGGTGTACTCGTAACCGTGCAGGCGACTGATTCGAGCAGTCAGCCCGTAGGGGGAGTCGATATTGATTTTAAGTTAGTTTCCACCGGGGAGAAGATCTTCACGCCGGGCGATGTCACTAACGTCTCCGGAACGACCACGGTAGCGGTTGCCCCGGACACGTATGATATTGAACTCGATCCCCCGCTTGGATTGCCGGTCGGCCCGCTCGAAGTGAAGGGTGTGACCATCGACTCGGACACCACTCTTAGTTTCGTGCTACCGGATCAGCCGCGCATCCTGCTCTCAGGACGAGTGATTGATAGCGCCGGTAGCCCGCTTGCGGAAATAGAAATAAGCATCCGCTCGACATTGACCGGCGCCAAGGCAATCCTGTCCAACAACACGACAGCCTCCGACGGCGCTTTTGCAGTCGCGTCGCCGGTCGGCCTTCAGGACATCTACTTTGCCGCATCGCATAAGTCACACCTGGTGGGCAATCGCATCAGCGCCGTGAATCTCGGCGTCGATACCTCGCTCGGAGATATTACGCTCGAATCAGGCCACCTCGTGACAATCGAGGCGCGCGATCAGCATGGCCGGCCGTTCATTGGGCTTGATTACGACTTCCTGACAGCGAACACTCCAACTGAGATATTCACGCCCTGGGACAAGAGCGATAGCGACGGTGTCGCCTGGGTTTCGCTGCCTACCGGCGCGTTTGACTTGCGCACCACCTATCCCGGCGCCTGGGTGGACCGAATGGTGTGGGAGGATCTCAGCATCAATAGCGACACGTCGATCGTTCTGGCGCTATCGCGATCTGACGGATCGTTGATCGTACAGGATTTCTTCTTGTACCAGAACTATCCCAATCCGTTTATCGGTGAGACCATAGTGTCTTACATGATCCTGGTGCCGGGCAACGTTTCGGTTGAAATATATAATGTTTTGGGACAACTCGTAGTCACGCTTGCCGACCGTTACCATCCTGCCGGCGTGTACCACGTACCTTGGGGTGGACGCAACGGCAGTGGGGACCGGACCGCATCAGGCGTCTACTTTGTCAACCTGCGATTATCTACCCACTCGGAAACTAAGAAGCTTGTGTTGTTGAAATGA
- a CDS encoding carboxypeptidase-like regulatory domain-containing protein, which translates to MGSRSQTRTCLLVMTVVLLAVSAASAQFSISGTVLDHLAAPVANVEVFLYDDQGNPIGMTQVLTDGAGFYTVSDLPEATYGVEFVPPGGSQLLPVMYTGIVVNGNVTLDVTLQLGYSISGTVTDGNGFGIPDIDLNVYEQATGFKLNTPGDNTDATGAYDILVPAGTFRVRWRAVNGEPLVPVEMENVVIYTNTVINVTMQAGFFLSGTVLGPSSQPVVGADIDIVDAATNITMFTPSDNTDALGGYQVIIPPGTYDVIVEPVVLDRLLAAQVSDVTINADTTLDFSLSPGYSLSGYVRNSGGTAVPSVDIDVSFAPSGPKIITPSDITDAAGLYQIIVPAGLLNVAFTPPPSSHLAPAAQYNYAVSADAVLDMVVPTGVLVTGTVTDGSAQPVAGVDIDARVSSTGTPVLLGGDRTDAAGHYQIVVVPGVYDLQVEPLISQRLVAVELRDVSLMSDTPIATTLEAGALVSGTVTDAFAQPLAGVDAAAIIASSGDTVFTPADNTNLLGQYGMVVPLTTLNLEFYPPIGSGITDTARYPGVVVTSDRTFNASFAGGFDCCQVRVGDANQSGEDEPTIGDVTVMIDAKFITGSCTGVLPCLPEADINLSAVSQPTCEDISIGDITILIDYLFITGPALGLPSCP; encoded by the coding sequence ATGGGAAGCCGTTCGCAAACTCGTACCTGCTTGCTGGTAATGACCGTCGTTTTATTAGCCGTGTCCGCCGCAAGCGCGCAGTTTTCAATTTCCGGGACAGTCCTTGACCATCTTGCCGCTCCCGTAGCAAACGTCGAGGTTTTTCTGTATGACGACCAGGGAAACCCTATCGGTATGACCCAGGTGCTTACCGACGGTGCTGGCTTTTATACGGTTTCGGACCTACCCGAAGCCACCTACGGCGTGGAGTTCGTACCGCCCGGCGGCAGCCAATTACTGCCCGTTATGTATACAGGTATAGTGGTCAATGGGAACGTCACGCTCGACGTAACGTTGCAGCTCGGTTATTCGATTTCAGGGACGGTTACCGATGGAAACGGCTTCGGGATACCTGATATTGATTTAAATGTCTACGAACAGGCCACTGGTTTCAAACTGAACACACCCGGTGACAATACTGATGCGACCGGAGCGTATGATATTTTAGTCCCCGCGGGTACCTTTCGTGTCCGTTGGCGGGCCGTCAATGGCGAACCCCTGGTACCAGTTGAAATGGAAAACGTCGTTATCTATACCAACACGGTGATTAATGTCACCATGCAGGCGGGGTTCTTCCTCTCCGGAACAGTACTGGGACCGTCGAGCCAGCCGGTCGTCGGCGCCGATATTGACATAGTCGATGCCGCCACCAACATCACCATGTTCACGCCGAGCGACAACACCGATGCCCTGGGCGGCTACCAGGTAATCATTCCGCCGGGCACGTACGACGTGATTGTCGAGCCGGTGGTCCTCGACAGGTTGTTGGCGGCGCAGGTGTCCGACGTAACCATCAATGCGGACACGACTCTGGATTTCAGTCTCTCGCCGGGATACTCGCTGTCCGGATATGTCAGGAACAGCGGAGGCACAGCGGTTCCGTCGGTTGACATCGATGTCAGCTTCGCGCCGTCCGGCCCCAAGATAATCACGCCGTCGGATATCACCGATGCCGCCGGTTTATACCAGATAATCGTCCCTGCCGGATTGCTGAACGTTGCCTTCACCCCGCCTCCAAGCTCGCACCTGGCGCCGGCGGCTCAGTACAATTATGCCGTCTCCGCCGACGCGGTGTTGGATATGGTCGTCCCGACCGGAGTGCTCGTCACCGGCACCGTGACCGACGGTTCGGCCCAGCCGGTGGCCGGAGTTGATATCGATGCGCGCGTGTCGTCGACCGGCACACCGGTACTGCTCGGCGGCGATCGCACCGATGCTGCCGGCCACTACCAGATAGTGGTGGTTCCCGGTGTATACGACTTGCAGGTCGAGCCGTTGATTTCGCAGAGGCTTGTCGCGGTCGAGCTGCGCGACGTATCCTTGATGTCCGATACACCGATCGCCACCACTCTCGAGGCCGGAGCGCTTGTCAGCGGCACAGTCACCGATGCGTTCGCACAGCCGCTGGCCGGTGTCGATGCTGCTGCGATCATAGCTTCGAGCGGTGATACCGTATTCACGCCGGCCGACAACACGAACCTTTTGGGGCAGTACGGAATGGTAGTTCCGTTGACCACGTTGAACCTCGAGTTTTACCCGCCGATTGGTTCCGGGATTACCGATACCGCTCGCTATCCAGGTGTGGTTGTAACATCCGACAGGACTTTCAACGCCTCCTTTGCCGGGGGATTCGATTGCTGCCAGGTTCGAGTGGGCGACGCGAATCAATCGGGCGAAGACGAGCCGACTATCGGCGACGTGACGGTCATGATCGACGCCAAATTCATAACCGGAAGCTGCACGGGGGTTCTTCCCTGCCTGCCGGAGGCCGACATCAATCTGTCTGCAGTCTCCCAGCCGACCTGTGAGGATATCTCGATTGGTGATATCACGATTCTGATCGACTATCTATTCATAACCGGCCCGGCCCTGGGCCTGCCCAGTTGCCCATGA